Proteins co-encoded in one Methanobrevibacter gottschalkii DSM 11977 genomic window:
- a CDS encoding fumarate hydratase C-terminal domain-containing protein, with product MKDLNTPITDEDLLNLNIGDQITISGTIYTGRDAALPQLVELIKEKKVPFDLNGSVIMHTAFSNAGIAPTTSSKVEIESTIPYLSENGIKIHIGKGMLSDETIKELDKNNSIFVITPPVAALLTSKVLDKKCVLFESEGMEAMFKLKVERIPGIVAIHNGLRI from the coding sequence ATGAAAGACTTAAATACACCAATTACCGATGAAGATTTATTAAACCTCAATATAGGAGATCAAATCACTATTTCTGGAACAATATATACTGGCCGTGATGCAGCCCTTCCACAATTAGTTGAGTTAATTAAAGAAAAAAAAGTGCCATTTGATTTAAATGGAAGTGTTATAATGCATACTGCATTTAGTAATGCAGGAATTGCGCCAACAACTAGCAGCAAAGTGGAAATCGAATCGACAATCCCCTATTTAAGTGAAAATGGCATTAAAATTCATATTGGAAAAGGAATGTTAAGCGATGAAACAATTAAAGAACTAGATAAAAATAATTCCATTTTTGTAATAACACCCCCTGTTGCAGCATTACTTACAAGCAAAGTCTTAGATAAAAAATGTGTCTTATTTGAAAGTGAAGGAATGGAAGCTATGTTCAAATTAAAAGTGGAAAGAATTCCGGGAATTGTAGCTATTCATAATGGTTTAAGAATTTAA
- a CDS encoding peptidylprolyl isomerase, which produces MAVDNGDFVRVNFTGKVKETDEVFDTTYDEIAQEAGLFDENKTYKPIPIVVGGNHLLPAIEEAIIGLEEGETKHIEVDSDNAFGPRDPKMVQLVPMKEFKKQGMTPFPGMRIQSEGSNGKILTVNGGRVKVDFNHELAGKDLVYDVEVTEIIADEEDKIKSMIELHYANPNVDIDKTEIDIVDGVANIKLDEMAKFDQKSYMDVTFARFRIAKDIWDNVEGITKVNFVDEFEKKEESDDEVEEE; this is translated from the coding sequence ATGGCTGTAGACAACGGAGATTTTGTAAGAGTAAATTTTACAGGTAAAGTTAAAGAAACTGATGAAGTATTTGATACTACTTATGATGAAATTGCACAAGAAGCTGGACTTTTTGATGAAAACAAAACTTATAAACCAATTCCTATTGTTGTAGGTGGAAACCACTTATTGCCCGCTATTGAAGAAGCAATCATTGGATTAGAAGAAGGAGAAACAAAACACATTGAAGTAGATTCTGACAATGCATTTGGTCCTAGAGATCCTAAAATGGTTCAATTAGTGCCTATGAAAGAGTTCAAAAAACAAGGCATGACTCCTTTCCCAGGTATGAGGATTCAATCTGAAGGTTCAAATGGAAAAATCTTAACCGTAAATGGTGGAAGGGTAAAAGTTGATTTTAACCATGAATTGGCAGGAAAAGATTTAGTTTATGATGTTGAAGTAACTGAAATCATTGCTGATGAAGAAGACAAAATCAAAAGTATGATTGAATTACATTATGCTAATCCTAATGTGGATATTGACAAAACTGAAATCGACATTGTTGATGGTGTTGCAAACATTAAATTAGATGAAATGGCTAAATTCGATCAAAAATCTTACATGGATGTTACTTTCGCAAGATTCAGAATAGCTAAAGATATCTGGGATAATGTTGAAGGTATCACCAAAGTTAATTTCGTTGATGAATTCGAGAAAAAAGAAGAATCTGACGACGAAGTTGAAGAAGAATAA